TTATGGAAAGGGACCGGCCAGTTCGGTGGCAAACTCTGATCACAGACGTATGTTCACTGAGACGATTATTCCCTTAGGCTTGGAAGTGTATGTTGTCGGTCAAGCAAGAGAAAGGGAAGATATCGTGGCTCCGGAAGTCGCCTATGATAAGGACTCTCCATTATTTCTCATTTCCACAAGAGAAGAAAAGAAGATCGGTAGTTCCTATGCTCTTAACTACTGGCTCCTTTCACTGGGTGGTCTTGCTATTATTCTCATCTCTATCTTCATTTCTACCAGAATGGGCTTTTACAGATGGTTACCACATGCCACTGAAATCTACTTGACTCCCACAGCGATTTATCTTGGAATTTGGCTGGTAAGCTGGTTCTGGATCGTGTACAACAGCCTGAAAACTCTGCGTGAAAGAGTCAGGCAAGGCTTTTCACAGGTTGAAGTTCAGCTTAAGAGAAGACATGACTTGATTCCCAGGCTTTCGGCATCAGTTTCGGGTCTGATGAGGCATGAGCAAGATCTTCAAACAGAGCTTGCTGCATTGCGCGCAAAGGTTAAAGAAAGCGAAGGTGAAGCTGCAGAAAGCCTCCTGTCTCTTGTAGAAAACTACCCTGAACTCAAGTCAAGTAGCGCAGTCACCAAACTCCAGAAAGAGTTGACCGACACTGAGAATCGGTTGGAACTCGCAAGAGCTTACTATAACGACATTGTCACATTTTACAACACAAGGCTTGAAAGGGTACCCGACATTAT
The Mesotoga sp. BH458_6_3_2_1 DNA segment above includes these coding regions:
- a CDS encoding LemA family protein; the protein is MDSSSLVRFVGFGLSLLMLFFSFKSYKRKRLIDDMPTSKAHGTFIGLVELSGKVECANPLTSFLTESLCVYYSWSISEHWSRITTETYTDSQGRTKTRTKTESGWKTVASGESMCPFDLRDETGAIQIRPEKAKIEGERVMSLQCRPSDPLYYGKGPASSVANSDHRRMFTETIIPLGLEVYVVGQAREREDIVAPEVAYDKDSPLFLISTREEKKIGSSYALNYWLLSLGGLAIILISIFISTRMGFYRWLPHATEIYLTPTAIYLGIWLVSWFWIVYNSLKTLRERVRQGFSQVEVQLKRRHDLIPRLSASVSGLMRHEQDLQTELAALRAKVKESEGEAAESLLSLVENYPELKSSSAVTKLQKELTDTENRLELARAYYNDIVTFYNTRLERVPDIIVAKLARLKTRELLSHEENQS